The Sinorhizobium sp. B11 genomic interval GAAACGTCGGTACATCTGTGCAAATTCCAAGCCGATATAGCTTCCGCCGATAATGGCAAGATGCTTCGGCAGGCTGTCGAGATGGATGATACCGGTGCTTGTGAGATACTCGATATCGGCAATGCCCGGCATGTCGGGGACGACAGGGCGAGCACCAACATTGAGGAAGATCTTCGGCGCCGTCAGCGTCTCACCGTTGACGACGACTTCCTTCGGGCTCGTAAAGCGGGCGTGGCCGTAGATGACGGTCATGGTTTTCATGCCGCCGAACCAGCTGCTCAAACCGTTGCGGGCATTCATGATGATTGTTTCTGCTCGACCCCGCACGGTCTTCATGTCGATCGCGATTTCGCCCGGTATCCGCACACCGTATTCGGCGCCGTGCCGCGCCACGTAGGCGGCGCGCGCGCTTGCGACCAACGTCTTTGTTGGCATGCAGCCTGCGTTGACGCAGGTGCCGCCGAGGAACTTGCGTTCGATCAGCGCCACCTTCATACCCTTTTCCGCCATGCGGGCAGCGAGGAATGGGCCGGCCTGGCCGGCGCCGATGAAGATTGCGTCGAAGCTCTTCATCAGACTGCCCACGCGATAATAATGGCGCCGATGACGGCCACGGCATCCTCTATCAGGGCTGCCGGGCGATCCTGGCCGAAAGAGGCCGCGAGCTTGCTGCGCACCGCAGCCCCGCCAAGCGTGCCGATGACAGCGCCGATGACGCCGGCGAGAAGGCCTCCGAAGAGCAGGCTGCTGGCCGCGCCGATGACTGCGCCGGAAAGTGCGCCCATAACAATGCGTGCGCCGAACTGGACGGGCACCTTGCGCGAGGGGGTGGTCGGCAGCTGGTCAGTGATGAGCTCGACGACAGCCAGCACCGTGAAAATCCACGGTGTCCACTGGTAGCCCATGAAGGCGAGCGGTGTCTGGGAGACATCGAACCAGCCGAGCGCCGCGCCCCAGGCGACAGCGGCAGGTGCGGTCATGGCGCGAAGACCGGCAATGACGCCGATCAGAAGTGCGAGCAGCAGAAACATATGCAAATCCCCCTTGCGCCGTCGGCCTGTCTGCCGCGGCAAGGGAGGTTTGCACATTGTTATCCAGCTTGCAATTCGCCTCGTGCGCGGCTGAATCAGTTGGAGAAGGCTGCAATGCCTGTGATCGCGCGACCGAGAATAAGCGCATGAATGTCATGCGTTCCTTCATAGGTATTGACCACCTCGAGATTGACGAGGTGGCGGGCGACGCCGAATTCGTCGGAAATGCCGTTGCCGCCCAGCATGTCGCGGGCTGCTCGCGCAATCTCCAGCGCCTTGCCGCAG includes:
- a CDS encoding DUF4126 family protein, which translates into the protein MFLLLALLIGVIAGLRAMTAPAAVAWGAALGWFDVSQTPLAFMGYQWTPWIFTVLAVVELITDQLPTTPSRKVPVQFGARIVMGALSGAVIGAASSLLFGGLLAGVIGAVIGTLGGAAVRSKLAASFGQDRPAALIEDAVAVIGAIIIAWAV